DNA from Pelobacter propionicus DSM 2379:
GTACTGGGGACGCCAGAGCCTATGGAGGATGTACTGCGGGGAATCGCCGCGGTCAGCGCCGAGGATGTGCGCTCCCTGGCGCAGTCGCTGTTTGGAGAGGTCACCCCGAGGGTCGAGTCTGTTGGCCCGGGAGACGGCCCCGGCCTGCCGCGCTGAATTAGCTTTCCTGATTCATTACCGGCTGTTTTGCCAGCGCTGAGGCACCGGAGCCTCCCCCGCTGCAAAAGGAACCCTGGGGCGATTCCCTCTGTTGCCAACGCTGGGTAATCCCCACGCCCCCCTTTTGCAAGGGGGCGAGTTTGCTTCAGTCGAGCGGAAGATTGTTACGAATCTTCCGCTTTCGTTTTTACAAAACTATTACATTGATCCCGTCGGCTCTCCTGCTAAGATGCGCGTGCTTTTTCCGTGCACAATTCATAAGGAGGCTGATCCATGACGCAGCCGTTACAGATTGGAAACTATACCGTGCGCTATCCACTGATCCAGGGGGGCATGGGGGTGCGCATCTCCGCCGGGCGCCTGGCCGGACATGTGGCCAGATGTGGCGGGGTTGGGGTTGTTGCCGCGGCGGGTATCGGCGCCAACAGCAGCTTCTACAATGGAAAGAACTTCTTTTACGCCGACAGCGAGGCGTTCAAGGAGGAGATTCGCAAGGCCTACGAGATCGCCCCGGATGGCATTGTCGGCGTCAACGTGATGGTGGCGTTGGCTGATTACGAGGAGCTGGTCAAGGCGGCGGTGGTTGCCGGAGCAAAGGTGATCATCTGCGGAGCCGGCCTGCCCATGAGCCTGCCGGAGCTGACCGCCGACCATCCCGATGTGGCGCTGGTACCCATCGTCTCCTCCCTGCGGGCGGCCCAGTTGATCACCAAGAAGTGGTTCAAGAGCTATCACCGCCTGCCGGATGCCGTGGTTGTTGAGGACCCGGACACTGCAGGGGGCCATCTGGGCGAGAAGATGGAAAACATCGGAACCGGCGAGTACGACCAGTACGAAACGGTCCGCCAGGTGAAAGAGCTGTTCCGCAGCGAGTATTGCACCGATGTGCCGATCATTGCCGCCGGCGGCATCTGGGACCGTAATGACCTGGAGTATGCCCTGGCCCAGGGGGCAGATGGCGTGCAGATGGCCAGCCGCTTCGTCTGTACCGAGGAGTGTGACGCCGACGACGCCTTCAAGCAGGCTTACCTGGAGTGCGGGAAAGAGGACATCGGTCTGATCATGAGTCCGGCCGGTCTGCCGGGGCGGGTCATTCTGAAGAATTTCGACAATATCCGCGGCTATGATGTTGAAAATCACACCGTCTGCCGCATGGCCTGCCTCAAGAAGTGCACCTACAAGGAGAATGGCGAGCGTTTCTGCATCGTGGGCGCCCTTGACCGGGCCCAGCGCGGCGATACCGACAGCGGCCTGCTCTTCTGTGGCACCAATGCCTGGAAGGCGGACCGCATCACCACTGTCCAGGCCATCTTCGACGAACTGTTCGGGTAGAGCCAGGTACCGCACTCTTTTCATATTCCGGATACAGCCATGGCCCGCGGGAAATTTCCCACGGGCCATGGTCGTTTACGGCTGATATTTGGCTTGACCCTTGCCGCGGTAAGATGCTATATCAAGAATACTTGATGTAACAAAATGACAAGAATTGATATATTCCATGCTCACACTTCTCAAATCCTTGGCTGACCCCTGCCGTCTCCGTCTGGTGGACCTGCTGCTGCGCGGCGAGTTCACCGTACAGGAACTGACCCGCATGCTCGGTATGGGGCAGTCGCGCATCTCGCGGCACCTCAAGATCCTGACCGAGGCGGGGGTGCTGAACGTCAAGCGCCAGGGGACCTGGAGCTACTATCGGGCCGGGGAGGGAAACCCGCTCTTCGCTGCCATGCTGCCGGCTCTGGAACAGGGGCTGGCGCGGCTTCCCGAACGGGAGGATGATCTGGCCGCGCTGGCTCGGATCCTGGAGGAACGGCGCAGCCGCAGCCAGCAGTTCTTCGACCGTAACGCCTTGCAGTGGGACGACCTGTGCCGGGCGCTGCTGCCGGTGTCCGACTATCTGGAGCGTCTGCTGGCTGCCGTTCCGGACAAAGTTCCGGTTCTGGAGGTGGGGGTCGGGACCGGGAGCCTGCTGCTGGAACTGGCAACAGGTGCCCGGCAGGTGATCGGCGTGGACCACTCCCCGGCCATGCTGGAGGAGGCCCGCCGCCGGGTGGAGGCGGCCGGACTGGAGAAGGTGGAACTGCGCCTGGGAGAGATGACCCACCTGCCGCTCCCCAACGAAAGCGTCGGCTGCGTCGTGGTCAACATGGTGCTGCACCACGCCCCTGACCCGCCTGCGGTGCTGCGGGAGATCAGGAGGGTCCTGGCTCCCGACGGCCTGCTGCTTGTGGCCGACCTGACCCGCCATGAACGGGAATGGGTGCGGGAACAGCTGGCTGACCAGTGGCTCGGTTTCGAGGAGGATGAGCTGCGGGTGTGGCTTCAATCGGCCGGATTCGCAGCGACCACAATGGAACGGATTGCCCCTGCAGCTGGCAGGGAAGGGGTGCTGCTGGTGCGGGGAGCTATAGGTAAGATTTCAGCCTGAAAAACGAATCAACAAGGCCTGACAATGAGTGTCACTGGCCGTCGATCATGTGCGGGTTTCTAACTCCGACTTTAGAGACAACAGAGGAGAATCGTTATGAATACCAGAGAAGCATTGCAACAAGAAGTGGATAAGTTCCCCTACTGGTATCACAGAATAGAACTACCATTTGGCATCGTAACACCTGGTTGGGCTCCTATCAATGCAGCCGCATACGGTATCCCGCAGTCACTGCACGACAAGCGTATATTGGATATTGGAGCCTGGGACGGATACTGGACATTCGAGGCGTTAAAACGTGGCGCTGCACAGGTTGTTGCCATCGACGATTTTTCAGACTACTTGGGAACTCTTGATCAGTCTCAAAGAGTGGCTTGGAAAACTTTTGATTTTTGCAGAGATGCATTGGGATATGCCATTCAACGCTGCCCACGTATTGACATGTCGGTCTATGACCTGAATGTGGAAAGGCACGGGCTTTTTGACACTGTATTCTTTTTTGGAACGCTCTATCATCTTCGCTACCCGCTTCTCGCACTGGACAAGATTTCGTCGGTATGTCGAGGCGAAATCTATGTTGAATCTGCTATCCTTGACGACTTCAGTCCCTATCATGGTGGACTTGGGCACGGTCTTAAAAACAGTGTGGCAATGGAATTTTACCCTGAAAATCAGTATGCAAACAACAATTCAAACTGGTGGGTACCGACCTTAGCCTGTCTCGCCCAAATGGTTCGTGCGGCAGGTTTTGACGATGTGACCGGGTGGAAATTGACCGAGAACCCTAATAACCTGAGTATGTGCAGGGGGTTTGTAAAAGGTAGAAAAACAAAGTCCTCGTATTGATTGCAGATACGTTAGTCGCTACGAAAAACCATATAATGTAAAAGGAGAAATACTGAAATGTCAGAATATGATTACGTCGTCAAGGATATGTCCCTGGCCCAGTGGGGCCGCAAGGAAATGATCATCGCCGAGACCGAGATGCCGGGACTCATGGCCATCCGCCAGGAGTTTGCCAAGACGCAGCCGCTGAAAGGGGCGCGCATCGCCGGCTCCCTGCACATGACCATCCAGACCGCCATGCTGATCGAGACGCTGACCGCGCTGGGGGCCGAGGTGCGCTGGGCATCCTGCAACATCTTCTCCACCCAGGACCATGCCGCAGCCGCCATCGCGGCGGCAGGCATCCCGGTCTTCGCCCACAAGGGGGAGACCCTGGAGGAGTACTGGGAGTACACCCACAAGATCTTTGAATGGCACGACGGCGGCAGCCCGAACATGATCCTGGATGACGGCGGCGATGCCACCCTGCTCTTGCACCTGGGGAGCGATGCCGAGAGCAACCCGGCTGTTATCGACAATCCCAGCTGCGAAGAGGAGCAGGCCCTGTTCGGCGCCATCAAGAAACGTCTGGCCGAGCAGCCGGGCTGGTACTCCCGAACCGCCGCAACCATCAGGGGGGTCACCGAGGAGACCACCACCGGCGTGCACCGGCTGTACGAGATGCACCGGAAGGGGACGCTCAAGTTCCCGGCCATAAACGTCAACGACTCGGTCACCAAGTCCAAGTTCGACAACATCTACGGCTGCCGCGAATCGCTCATGGACGGCATCAAGCGCGCAACCGACGTGATGGTGGCCGGCAAGGTGGCCGTGATCTGCGGCTACGGCGACGTGGGCAAGGGGTGCGCCCAAGCTATGCGCGGACTCCAGGCCCAGGTCTGGGTGACCGAGATCGACCCGATCTGCGCCCTCCAGGCGGCAATGGAAGGGTACAAGGTAGTCACCATGGAGTATGCCTGCGACAAGGCCGACATCTTCGTCACCACCACCGGCAACATCGACGTGATCACCCACGACCACATGAAGGCCATGAAGCACAACGCCATCGTCTGCAACATCGGCCACTTCGACAACGAGATCGAGGTTGCCAAGCTGAAAGCGTACCACTGGGAGAATATCAAGCCCCAGGTGGACCACATCATCTTCCCGGACGGCAAGCGCATCATATTGCTGGCCGAGGGGCGCCTGGTCAACCTGGGCTGCGCCACCGGCCATCCCTCCTTTGTCATGTCCTCCTCCTTTGCCAACCAGACCCTGGCCCAGATCGAGCTGTTCTGCAACCCGGGCAAATACCCGCTCGGCGTCCATACCCTGCCCAAGGAGCTGGACGAGAAGGTAGCCCGCCTGCAGCTCAAGAACCTGGGCGCCATGCTGACCGAACTGAACGATGCCCAGGCCGCCTACATCGGCGTCAAAAAGGAAGGTCCGTACAAGAGCGACCACTACCGCTACTGAGTGGCTTTATCCGAGGCTAATGAAAAAAGGGGGGCGGCATCATGAGATGCCGCCCCCCTTTTTGTTCATACCGATTCCAGCCAGATCGAGTCTGGCTATACCTGGAACCTCCTCACCAGGTCCTGCAGGTCTACGGAGAGCTGGGAGAGGCTGGAAGAGGACTGGGATATGTCCTGGGCGCCCTTGGCGGTCATATCCACGACTTCCGAAATCTGCTGAATGTTGTTGGATATCTCGCGGGTGGTGGCGGTTTGCTCTTCAGCCGCCGTGGCGATCTGGCTGATCTGGGTGGTTACTTCGTTGATCTTTTCCAGGATCTCCTCCAGGGCCTGGCCGGAGCGGGCCGCTTCCACCGTTCCCTGTTCCACCTCCTGGACCCCCTCCTCCATGGACGATACGGCGCACCTGGTTTCGTTCTGGATGTTCTTGATCATCTCGCCGATCTCGCGGGTGGCCCGCGTGGTCCGTTCGGCAAGGGCCCTGACTTCGTCGGCGACAACCGCGAAGCCGCGTCCCTGCTCGCCTGCCCTTGCTGCCTCGATGGCGGCGTTGAGGGCCAGCAGGTTGGTCTGATCGGCAATGTCCTGGATGGTGGCCACGATCTCGCCGATCTGGTCGGAGCGGACGCCCAGCTGCTCGACCACCGTAGCTGAACCGCGCACCTTTTCGGCTATACGGCTCATGCCGTCAACCGTGCTCCTGACGATGTCGGCGCCTGCCTGGGCCGTCCTGCTGGCCTGGTTGGAACTTTCGGCGGCGCGATGGCAGTTGTTGGCGATGTCCATGCTGGTGGCCGACATCTCTTCGCTGGCAGTCGCCACGGTATTTGCCTGACTGACCACCTCGTGGGACGCACTGGCCATCTGATCGGCGCTGCTGTTCAGCTCTACCGACGCCGAGGCCACATCCTGGGAGCTCCTGTTGACCTTGTCCATG
Protein-coding regions in this window:
- a CDS encoding NAD(P)H-dependent flavin oxidoreductase, translated to MTQPLQIGNYTVRYPLIQGGMGVRISAGRLAGHVARCGGVGVVAAAGIGANSSFYNGKNFFYADSEAFKEEIRKAYEIAPDGIVGVNVMVALADYEELVKAAVVAGAKVIICGAGLPMSLPELTADHPDVALVPIVSSLRAAQLITKKWFKSYHRLPDAVVVEDPDTAGGHLGEKMENIGTGEYDQYETVRQVKELFRSEYCTDVPIIAAGGIWDRNDLEYALAQGADGVQMASRFVCTEECDADDAFKQAYLECGKEDIGLIMSPAGLPGRVILKNFDNIRGYDVENHTVCRMACLKKCTYKENGERFCIVGALDRAQRGDTDSGLLFCGTNAWKADRITTVQAIFDELFG
- a CDS encoding ArsR/SmtB family transcription factor, which codes for MLTLLKSLADPCRLRLVDLLLRGEFTVQELTRMLGMGQSRISRHLKILTEAGVLNVKRQGTWSYYRAGEGNPLFAAMLPALEQGLARLPEREDDLAALARILEERRSRSQQFFDRNALQWDDLCRALLPVSDYLERLLAAVPDKVPVLEVGVGTGSLLLELATGARQVIGVDHSPAMLEEARRRVEAAGLEKVELRLGEMTHLPLPNESVGCVVVNMVLHHAPDPPAVLREIRRVLAPDGLLLVADLTRHEREWVREQLADQWLGFEEDELRVWLQSAGFAATTMERIAPAAGREGVLLVRGAIGKISA
- a CDS encoding DUF1698 domain-containing protein; this translates as MNTREALQQEVDKFPYWYHRIELPFGIVTPGWAPINAAAYGIPQSLHDKRILDIGAWDGYWTFEALKRGAAQVVAIDDFSDYLGTLDQSQRVAWKTFDFCRDALGYAIQRCPRIDMSVYDLNVERHGLFDTVFFFGTLYHLRYPLLALDKISSVCRGEIYVESAILDDFSPYHGGLGHGLKNSVAMEFYPENQYANNNSNWWVPTLACLAQMVRAAGFDDVTGWKLTENPNNLSMCRGFVKGRKTKSSY
- the ahcY gene encoding adenosylhomocysteinase encodes the protein MSEYDYVVKDMSLAQWGRKEMIIAETEMPGLMAIRQEFAKTQPLKGARIAGSLHMTIQTAMLIETLTALGAEVRWASCNIFSTQDHAAAAIAAAGIPVFAHKGETLEEYWEYTHKIFEWHDGGSPNMILDDGGDATLLLHLGSDAESNPAVIDNPSCEEEQALFGAIKKRLAEQPGWYSRTAATIRGVTEETTTGVHRLYEMHRKGTLKFPAINVNDSVTKSKFDNIYGCRESLMDGIKRATDVMVAGKVAVICGYGDVGKGCAQAMRGLQAQVWVTEIDPICALQAAMEGYKVVTMEYACDKADIFVTTTGNIDVITHDHMKAMKHNAIVCNIGHFDNEIEVAKLKAYHWENIKPQVDHIIFPDGKRIILLAEGRLVNLGCATGHPSFVMSSSFANQTLAQIELFCNPGKYPLGVHTLPKELDEKVARLQLKNLGAMLTELNDAQAAYIGVKKEGPYKSDHYRY